In Candidatus Binatia bacterium, one genomic interval encodes:
- a CDS encoding cell division protein ZapA, which yields MGSEPTTQSVTIFGSEYKIKGADPDYIQTVAAYVDGKMRELERRLATGTPTKIAILASLNIADELLRERAERGRLDKELAERTKALTKTIGDTLRER from the coding sequence GTGGGATCGGAACCGACGACCCAGAGCGTGACGATCTTCGGCAGCGAGTACAAGATCAAGGGCGCCGACCCCGATTACATCCAGACCGTCGCGGCATACGTCGACGGAAAGATGCGCGAGCTGGAACGCAGGCTCGCAACGGGAACTCCCACCAAAATCGCCATCCTCGCCTCGCTCAACATCGCGGACGAGCTTCTCCGGGAACGCGCCGAGCGCGGCCGGCTCGACAAGGAGCTGGCCGAGCGCACCAAGGCGCTCACCAAGACCATCGGAGACACGCTTCGCGAGCGCTGA
- the pheT gene encoding phenylalanine--tRNA ligase subunit beta, with amino-acid sequence MKVTWSWLGDWTGLPESPEALAHLLATRGLPVESLEKGTAYDPTIVVGHVLEVAPHPNADRLRLCKVDLGGGVRSIVCGASNVAAGQRVAVAQIGSKLPDGTKLKKAKIRGIESEGMICSEKELGLSAESEGIWVLPGSPVIGMPLTDLLGSGDAVLDVEITSNRTDCMAVRGLAREVAAARGERLKTPPPLRAAGKGELPRVTIESATDCPRYMARVVTGLRIGPSPDWLRRRLEATGFRSINNVVDVTNYVLREYGQPIHAFDAAKVAGREIRVRRAREGEALTLLDGRKVALGPHVQVIADASIPMALAGIMGGLDSGVTDATTSVVLESAQFDPALTKEAARRLGVETDASTRFGQGVDPDGVALALDATARLLAEVADGTVVDAVVDQWPGRSEPRAIRLRLNRASRLLGIQVAPETAARALAGLEIPQQGAWTQEGAETVGVFLAPRFRKDLEIEEDLVEEVARGIGYDAVPATVAAASVPAIAESPEPAFAARIVDVAVGLGFDEAIGSALVGDIPAEAREGIEDASIWEIQNPKSRELKHLRVSLLPGLLAIAARNVRHGVADVRLAEVGKVFQATPPPLGSERLEAALLLTGSADAWNRPGAEDDRYLELRGAVEALYEALGIDSWQGGSYHDACWARGTGSVWSVSGSRLGRMGEVAPSLARQMGLTQPAWAAIVDLAVALRAAPRERRYREVPRFPASKRDLAVVVRPDVTHEDLAAAIRAAGGPLLHTIRLFDVYKFRDGEHAGRSSLAYALEFRSPERTLTDREVEEAFAAIVRALESKLGATLRGGAEVPRA; translated from the coding sequence GGCGCCGCACCCCAACGCCGACCGGCTGCGCCTCTGCAAGGTGGACTTGGGCGGCGGCGTGCGCTCGATCGTCTGCGGCGCTTCGAACGTCGCGGCGGGGCAGCGCGTCGCGGTGGCGCAGATCGGCAGCAAGCTCCCCGACGGGACCAAGCTCAAGAAAGCGAAAATCCGCGGCATCGAGTCCGAGGGGATGATCTGCTCGGAGAAGGAGCTCGGCCTCTCCGCCGAGTCGGAGGGGATCTGGGTGCTGCCGGGATCGCCCGTCATCGGCATGCCGCTCACCGACCTCCTCGGCTCGGGAGACGCCGTGCTCGACGTGGAGATCACCTCGAACCGCACCGACTGCATGGCGGTGCGCGGGCTCGCGCGCGAAGTCGCCGCCGCGCGCGGGGAGCGGCTCAAGACGCCTCCGCCGCTCCGCGCCGCGGGGAAGGGTGAGCTCCCGCGGGTCACGATCGAGAGCGCGACCGACTGCCCCCGCTACATGGCGCGCGTGGTCACCGGGCTCCGGATCGGCCCCTCGCCCGACTGGCTCCGCCGTCGGCTCGAGGCGACCGGGTTCCGGAGCATCAACAACGTCGTCGACGTGACGAACTACGTGCTGCGCGAGTACGGCCAGCCGATCCACGCCTTCGACGCCGCGAAGGTCGCCGGGCGGGAGATCCGCGTGCGCCGGGCGCGCGAGGGCGAAGCGCTCACGCTCCTCGACGGACGGAAGGTCGCGCTCGGGCCGCACGTCCAGGTGATCGCCGACGCGTCGATCCCGATGGCGCTCGCGGGGATCATGGGCGGGCTCGACTCCGGCGTGACCGACGCGACGACGTCGGTCGTGCTCGAGTCGGCCCAGTTCGATCCCGCGCTCACGAAAGAGGCCGCGCGCCGGCTGGGCGTCGAGACCGACGCCTCGACCCGGTTCGGCCAGGGCGTGGATCCCGACGGCGTGGCGCTCGCGCTGGACGCGACCGCGCGGCTCCTCGCCGAAGTCGCGGACGGGACGGTCGTGGACGCGGTCGTGGACCAGTGGCCCGGCCGGAGCGAGCCGCGCGCCATCCGGCTCCGTCTGAACCGCGCGAGCCGGCTCCTCGGCATCCAGGTCGCTCCCGAGACGGCCGCGCGCGCGCTCGCCGGCCTCGAGATTCCGCAGCAGGGCGCCTGGACGCAGGAGGGGGCCGAGACCGTCGGCGTCTTCCTCGCGCCGCGCTTCCGCAAGGATCTCGAGATCGAAGAGGATCTGGTCGAGGAGGTGGCCCGCGGCATCGGCTATGACGCCGTGCCCGCCACCGTCGCCGCCGCGTCGGTTCCCGCGATCGCCGAATCGCCCGAGCCCGCGTTCGCCGCGCGCATCGTGGACGTGGCGGTCGGACTCGGGTTCGACGAGGCGATCGGCTCGGCGCTCGTGGGCGACATCCCCGCCGAGGCGCGCGAGGGGATCGAGGACGCGAGCATCTGGGAGATCCAGAATCCGAAGAGCCGCGAGCTCAAGCATCTGCGCGTGAGCCTCCTTCCCGGCCTGCTCGCCATCGCCGCCCGGAACGTGCGCCACGGCGTCGCCGACGTGCGCCTGGCCGAGGTGGGGAAGGTGTTCCAGGCGACGCCGCCTCCGCTGGGCTCCGAGCGGCTCGAGGCGGCGCTGCTCCTCACCGGCTCGGCCGACGCCTGGAACCGCCCCGGCGCCGAGGACGACCGCTACCTGGAGCTGCGCGGCGCGGTTGAAGCGCTTTATGAAGCATTGGGAATTGACTCATGGCAGGGCGGCTCCTACCATGATGCGTGCTGGGCTCGCGGGACCGGTTCCGTATGGTCGGTTTCGGGAAGCCGGCTCGGCCGGATGGGCGAAGTCGCCCCGTCGCTGGCCCGCCAGATGGGTCTGACGCAGCCCGCATGGGCGGCGATCGTGGATCTGGCGGTCGCGCTCCGTGCCGCGCCCCGGGAGCGGCGCTACCGAGAGGTGCCGCGGTTCCCGGCGTCGAAGCGGGATCTGGCGGTTGTCGTGCGGCCCGATGTGACGCACGAGGATCTCGCGGCGGCGATTCGAGCGGCTGGGGGGCCGCTGCTGCACACCATCCGGCTATTCGACGTCTACAAGTTCCGCGACGGAGAGCACGCGGGCCGGTCGAGTCTGGCCTACGCGCTCGAGTTCCGCTCGCCGGAGCGCACGTTGACCGACCGCGAGGTCGAAGAAGCGTTCGCGGCGATCGTGCGCGCCCTGGAATCGAAGCTGGGCGCGACGCTTCGCGGCGGCGCGGAGGTGCCCCGCGCGTGA